TACCCGGAATACGTATCAGCAGATTCGTGAGACTCGCAATTGCTTCCTTTGGTATGTAACAACAATTTAATAAGTTAATTCTATCCAAGTTACGAGTTTGTTGCTAAAACGGTACCGTTTTTCGTTGTTGTAATTTAGGTGTGAAGCTTGGGAAACTTCTCGCAATATTCCCTGTGATGTATCTCTCAGGAGGAGCGTGTACGATTCTGGTTATAACCGGAGGGAAATCGATACAGCAACTTCTACAAATTATGTCTGAAGACAACACTGCGCCACTCAATTCAGTGCAGTGCTTCTTGGTTTTTAGCTGCATTGCGGTGATCATGTCTCAGTTTCCGAATCTGAATTCTCTTTTTGGAGTCTCGTTGATTGGTGGTGTTATGGGAGTCGCTTATTGCACCGTGATATGGATTTTGCCTGTAACTAGTGATGTAAACAAGACTGAGCAAGTCAGATACGCTACGACGGATGAAAGTTTCGTTCACATTTTCAACGCTATTGGATTGATAGCTCTAGTCTTTCGTGGCAACAACCTCGTCCTTGAGATAcaggtttgaaaaaaaaactcgtatttaaaacatgatttagatttttccaaaatatatatgttacattttCGTTTGGTAATGATAATTAATGTGGTTTTGTTTGTGGGTGATATTTGTATAGGGTACTCTTCCTTCAGATTCAAAAAACCCTTCAAGTAAGACAATGTGGAGAGCAGTATTGATCTCTCATGCTCTCGTCGCGATTTGTATGTTTCCACTATCGGTTGTTGTATATTGGGCACACGGAGACAAGGTATGTCAAAACGACAAAACCAAACactattccttttttttttttttgtgtgtgtgtttatgtttGCGTTCACATTTTGCAATAAAATATCTTGAAAAGTAATGTATACgtatttttactttataacaGATTCCGGCCTCGGGAGGTCCTGTAGGCAACTATTTGAAACTTTATACACAAGAGCACTCGAAGCGAGCAGCCTGTTTCATACATCTCACGTTCATCTTCTCTTGCTTATGTTCATATCCGATAAACTTAATGCCGGCGTGTGACAACGCAGAGATGGTGTACACAgtcaagaaacaaaagcgtgcaTCCATCATTGTCCGGATGATGTTGCGTGTGTTcttgggtttggtttgtttttctaTAGCCATCGTATTCCCGTTTTTGCCTTATCTAGCGGTGCTTATCGGAGCAATAGCCTTGCTTGTAACATTTACGTACCCCTCTTTCATGTGGATCTCTATCAAAAAGCCTGAGAGGAAAAGTCCAATGTGGTTGTTCAACGTTTTGATGGGTTGCTTGGGTGCTTCTCTCAgctttttgcttttgttagCCTCGGCTCTGCGCTTGGCTCAAAAGGGTTTGCATGCAAACTTCTTCAATCCTTAAAGCGTTCTTGTAATTGTTACAATGTAAATAGGATTCGTAAACGAGATAAACTTGggattatttaatatatatttttcacaaGGGAGACGATACCTTCGGTTATGATTTACGCGATCAAAATACTTGTAAAGAAATTGATCAACGTATTGTAACAAGTGTTAATTCCATAAGAGTATCAATGC
The sequence above is a segment of the Camelina sativa cultivar DH55 chromosome 10, Cs, whole genome shotgun sequence genome. Coding sequences within it:
- the LOC104716615 gene encoding lysine histidine transporter-like 7; the protein is MPIALGNLFDLESQESGGSALFMSPNPTADPQPISGDKNGGDGGGIPVEDWLPITESRKGNIFTATFHLLCVGIGLQVILLPAAFAALGWVWGTIILTVGFVWKLYTTWLLVHLHEALPGIRISRFVRLAIASFGVKLGKLLAIFPVMYLSGGACTILVITGGKSIQQLLQIMSEDNTAPLNSVQCFLVFSCIAVIMSQFPNLNSLFGVSLIGGVMGVAYCTVIWILPVTSDVNKTEQVRYATTDESFVHIFNAIGLIALVFRGNNLVLEIQGTLPSDSKNPSSKTMWRAVLISHALVAICMFPLSVVVYWAHGDKIPASGGPVGNYLKLYTQEHSKRAACFIHLTFIFSCLCSYPINLMPACDNAEMVYTVKKQKRASIIVRMMLRVFLGLVCFSIAIVFPFLPYLAVLIGAIALLVTFTYPSFMWISIKKPERKSPMWLFNVLMGCLGASLSFLLLLASALRLAQKGLHANFFNP